In a genomic window of Periophthalmus magnuspinnatus isolate fPerMag1 chromosome 3, fPerMag1.2.pri, whole genome shotgun sequence:
- the LOC117393235 gene encoding BTB/POZ domain-containing protein KCTD12-like — MAQTEAQTEAQTFSEVVELNVGGQVYVTRLETLRAVPNSLLWTKFTQNSPRDLPTDSKGRFFFDRDGFLFRYILDYLRDSDLILPEFFKERRRLLKEADFYQLPELSRLLDTSSKDTSSAEDSGEAEVSELSPVTSSSDRGSRSPGACAGYITVGYRGSYTIGRDIQADAKFRRVARITVCSKISLAKEVFGDTLNESRDPDRPPDRYTSRYYLKYNFLEQAFDRLAEAGFHMVACNSTGTCTYGTNDPGEDRLWTSYTEYVFSR, encoded by the coding sequence ATGGCGCAAACAGAGGCGCAAACAGAGGCGCAGACCTTCAGTGAGGTGGTGGAGCTGAACGTGGGTGGACAGGTCTACGTGACCCGCCTGGAGACTCTCAGAGCGGTGCCAAACTCTTTACTCTGGACCAAGTTTACGCAGAACTCCCCGCGCGACCTGCCCACAGACAGTAAGGGCCGCTTCTTCTTCGACCGCGACGGGTTTCTGTTTCGCTACATTCTGGATTATTTACGCGACTCTGACCTTATTCTGCCAGAGTTTTTCAAAGAGCGAAGAAGACTCCTAAAAGAAGCGGACTTTTACCAACTGCCAGAGCTGTCCAGGCTCCTGGACACGAGCAGTAAAGACACCTCCTCCGCAGAGGACAGCGGAGAGGCCGAGGTGTCCGAGCTCAGTCCAGTCACTTCATCCTCGGACAGAGGGTCCCGGTCCCCGGGGGCCTGTGCCGGGTACATCACTGTGGGATACAGGGGCAGCTACACCATCGGCAGAGACATCCAGGCGGACGCCAAGTTCCGCAGAGTGGCCAGAATAACCGTGTGCAGCAAGATCTCTCTGGCCAAAGAAGTGTTTGGAGACACGCTGAACGAGAGCCGAGACCCCGACCGGCCCCCGGACAGGTACACGTCCCGGTACTACCTCAAGTACAACTTCCTGGAGCAGGCCTTTGACAGACTGGCGGAGGCGGGGTTCCACATGGTGGCGTGTAACTCCACCGGGACGTGCACGTACGGAACCAACGACCCCGGGGAGGACAGACTGTGGACCAGCTACACCGAATATGTGTTCAGCCGGTGA